One stretch of Rhizobium rhizoryzae DNA includes these proteins:
- a CDS encoding heparinase II/III family protein produces MAERRTRLSLALMEARRRLGRRMASLCMSIGRASQGVPERLIVAPTDLRAVDPFIAEEILAGRFPLAGRLLEVENDSPFLQHLPSKAFAERLHAFSWMRHMRALKTAKARNQTRAIISSWLAIHGHHTSGIAWEPHVTTERVIAWLSHSPVVLNGAEASFYRRFMKSLAFHRRYLRKISTCVGEGEVKLRIHIALAMMSLAMPSSAKLVLKDGQKLDRELERQVLADGGHISRNPRTALEILLDLLPLRQTYINLGQDVPTKLIPTIDRIYPALRFFRHQDGDLALFNGATATPAAELLAALRYDETGGKPFKALPHSHFHRLAAGETTIIVDTGKAHRLDVSQTAHAGCLSFEMSAGRSRFIVNAGMPRFANRSYRLMARSTAAHSTITLGETSSSRILQSNLLGPLILDGIEEVTAERWEDSYGNDWLKASHDGYVRPFGWVHRREIGLAAKGNKIKGHDHFFRPEDQIEQRHDESLAATARFHIHPSILLTQLHEDTVMLEGADGETWLFSAPGQSVDIEDDIFFADVTGICPSQQLVIEFTLPQTTDLRWMLKKQG; encoded by the coding sequence TTGGCCGAGCGCCGTACACGATTATCTCTGGCACTGATGGAGGCCCGACGACGCCTTGGTCGTCGCATGGCGAGCCTTTGCATGTCTATCGGTCGAGCGTCGCAGGGAGTTCCAGAGCGTTTGATCGTTGCTCCAACTGATTTACGCGCCGTTGATCCCTTCATCGCGGAGGAGATCCTGGCTGGCCGGTTTCCGCTGGCTGGACGCTTGCTGGAAGTCGAAAACGACTCACCCTTTCTGCAACATCTGCCGTCCAAGGCCTTTGCAGAACGTCTGCACGCCTTTTCCTGGATGCGGCATATGCGGGCGCTCAAAACAGCCAAGGCGCGAAACCAGACACGGGCCATCATTTCGTCCTGGCTTGCAATCCATGGTCACCATACAAGCGGCATAGCTTGGGAGCCACATGTCACGACGGAGCGCGTCATCGCCTGGCTGTCACACTCGCCGGTGGTGTTGAATGGCGCGGAAGCAAGCTTCTATCGCCGCTTCATGAAGAGCCTGGCCTTCCATAGGCGATATCTGCGCAAGATTTCCACCTGCGTGGGCGAAGGCGAGGTGAAGCTGCGAATCCACATCGCGCTCGCGATGATGTCGCTTGCGATGCCATCTTCTGCCAAGCTGGTGCTCAAGGATGGTCAGAAGCTGGATCGCGAGCTGGAGAGACAGGTCTTGGCAGACGGCGGCCACATCTCCCGCAATCCCCGCACCGCGTTGGAAATCCTGCTTGATCTTTTGCCGCTGAGGCAAACCTATATCAATCTGGGGCAGGATGTTCCCACCAAACTGATCCCCACGATCGACCGCATTTATCCGGCGTTACGCTTTTTCCGCCATCAGGATGGAGATCTCGCGCTTTTCAATGGAGCGACAGCCACCCCGGCTGCCGAACTTCTCGCGGCTCTGCGTTACGATGAAACCGGTGGCAAGCCATTCAAGGCGCTTCCTCATAGCCATTTTCACAGGCTCGCCGCCGGTGAAACCACCATAATCGTCGATACGGGCAAGGCTCATCGGCTCGATGTCTCGCAGACTGCGCATGCGGGGTGTCTGTCGTTTGAAATGTCGGCTGGCAGAAGCCGGTTCATCGTCAATGCGGGTATGCCACGCTTCGCGAACCGCAGCTACCGGCTGATGGCGCGTTCGACCGCAGCGCATTCCACGATCACACTTGGCGAAACCTCCTCGTCGCGAATCCTGCAGTCGAACTTGCTGGGACCGCTCATTCTGGACGGAATCGAAGAGGTGACTGCCGAACGATGGGAGGACTCTTACGGCAACGATTGGCTGAAGGCGAGCCATGACGGCTATGTAAGACCCTTTGGCTGGGTGCACCGGCGCGAGATCGGGCTCGCGGCGAAGGGAAACAAGATCAAGGGACACGATCATTTCTTCCGTCCCGAAGATCAGATCGAACAGCGTCATGACGAGAGTCTTGCCGCAACCGCCCGCTTCCATATTCACCCGTCAATCCTCCTGACGCAATTGCATGAAGACACGGTCATGCTGGAGGGAGCGGATGGTGAAACCTGGCTTTTCTCGGCACCCGGACAGAGCGTCGATATCGAAGACGACATCTTTTTTGCCGACGTGACCGGCATCTGTCCCAGTCAGCAGCTGGTGATCGAATTTACCCTGCCTCAAACGACAGATCTTCGTTGGATGCTAAAGAAACAAGGGTAG
- a CDS encoding NAD-glutamate dehydrogenase — translation MAVRQNPKREKQIELAQTVLTDHSGVLLDPAILFGRASNDDIAAYTPEMLAAAALHASEELKAWKGDAARITVSSSDDVQPNGQRISILTIIDRDMPFLFDSVMGEVTSTHRDITLAVHPILDFEPGSSPKLYSHERSQANARHVSFIQIHLALLSDEQAHSLIERLRQVLDRVHSAISDWKPMLDLLDAAMSELPDNVARGRKMQRGEVLDFLSWLRDGNFIFLGMREYIYSGDGESATVERGKGRGLGILSDPDVLVLRQGKDKVTTTPEILQFLQGPDYLIVTKANVKSVVHRRAYMDYVGVKRFDAEGKVTGELRIVGLFTATAYTHSVIDIPLLREKVAKVEDHFGFDPLSHSGRMLKNTLESYPRDDLFQIDPDLLARYCEQIMELAERPRVRALARIDHFDRFVSILVYVPRENYDSVVREKIGHYLAEVFQGHVSAYYPAFPEGGTARVHFIIGRRDGKTPRVAQSKLEDAIRDISTPWEEQFVALAGSKVPQLETTYAFQEAFTPAETVEDLDDILACGQGETIRIALYERKLVEEGRKVLSLKIFHAEGHLALSRRVPLLENLGFQVVSERTFDLFLKADGKRIVVHDMELELTEQRSIDMVKEAPLVEEAFLAAFSGAVDNDSFNRLVLLTGLSVRETNVLRAFARYLRQTGIVYSQAHIADTLARYPQISRRLFELFRDGFDPSIGDKQRERKLADHHAALEGALTAVPNLDDDRTLRRYVNLIDSTLRTNYFQKDADGKSKAILAFKLDPSRLEGLPQPLPFREIFVYGTEVEGVHLRFGKVARGGLRWSDRGEDYRTEVLGLVKAQQVKNAVIVPVGAKGGFFPKKLPSPAQRDLFFNAGRDAYKTFIRTMLSITDNIVGGDIIGPADTLRLDGDDPYFVVAADKGTATFSDTANGLAQEAGFWLDDAFASGGSAGYDHKKMGITARGAWEAVKRHFREMNIDIQSTPFTVAGVGDMSGDVFGNGMLLSRQIRLIAAFDHRDIVIDPNPDIEKTFKERERMFALPRSSWQDFDQSVLSEGAMIISRSEKSVKLTPQAKAAIHIDKDVATPFEIMTAILKSPVDLLWFGGIGTYIKAPSETDAEVGDRANDPIRVTAGEVRAKVIGEGANLGVTQKGRIAYSLNGGRCNSDAIDNSAGVNSSDVEVNIKIALSPAMQDGRLPRDKRDKLLASMTEDVGHLVLRNNYLQSLAISLTARRGVRNREELARLMSALESRGELNRKVEMLPDDAELADRYASGKPLTRPEVGVLLSYSKIVLFDAIVASQLPDDPYFGSVLTGYFPKQMQKTFAEDISNHRLSREIIATILANEVINRGGPGFAQMMSDISGRGLVDAVKASFIARDAFDLPKLWAAVDALDTKLDGEVQNDLYERIGEIFMGATIFILQTGMTTLPVAEAVQNIRGGLKSLRSAIAKTAIEATDWPEGVPADLATELDLLPNLVLVPEIMLISDRSGAPLARATEVYFSVTDTFRVNRFLDAGERFSPADHYENLALVRSLQQIATARRDIVSAALAGYGSEKRPLEAWLASDRIRLNRISSELLALSEGGETSLAKMMVAASLFTDLAQSQVR, via the coding sequence ATGGCCGTAAGGCAAAATCCGAAACGGGAAAAGCAGATCGAGTTGGCGCAAACTGTGCTGACGGACCATAGCGGGGTCCTTCTCGATCCGGCAATCCTGTTCGGGCGGGCGAGTAACGATGATATCGCCGCCTATACGCCGGAGATGCTGGCTGCCGCCGCGCTTCACGCAAGCGAAGAGCTGAAGGCCTGGAAGGGCGATGCGGCCAGGATCACTGTTTCGTCCTCAGACGACGTTCAGCCCAATGGCCAGCGCATATCCATCCTCACCATTATCGACCGGGATATGCCTTTCCTCTTCGATTCCGTCATGGGAGAGGTGACCAGCACCCATCGCGATATCACGCTCGCGGTTCATCCTATTCTGGATTTTGAGCCAGGCTCGTCTCCTAAGCTTTATTCGCATGAGCGCAGTCAGGCAAATGCACGGCATGTTAGCTTCATTCAGATCCATCTGGCGCTTTTGAGCGATGAGCAGGCTCACTCCCTGATCGAACGCCTGCGCCAGGTGTTGGATCGTGTCCATTCCGCCATCAGCGACTGGAAGCCGATGCTGGATCTTCTCGACGCCGCCATGAGCGAACTTCCGGACAATGTGGCGCGCGGCCGCAAGATGCAGCGCGGGGAGGTTCTGGATTTCCTGAGCTGGCTGCGGGACGGAAATTTCATCTTCCTCGGTATGCGGGAGTATATCTATTCCGGCGATGGCGAAAGCGCGACCGTCGAGCGCGGAAAGGGTCGCGGTCTTGGGATTCTCTCCGATCCGGATGTTCTGGTTCTGCGCCAGGGCAAGGACAAGGTGACCACGACGCCGGAAATCCTGCAGTTTCTGCAGGGGCCGGATTACCTCATCGTTACCAAGGCCAATGTGAAGTCTGTCGTTCACAGGCGCGCCTACATGGATTACGTCGGCGTGAAGCGCTTTGACGCTGAGGGCAAGGTGACCGGCGAACTGCGGATCGTCGGTCTGTTCACCGCAACCGCCTATACGCATTCTGTCATCGACATTCCGCTGTTGCGCGAGAAGGTCGCCAAGGTCGAGGATCATTTCGGCTTCGACCCCTTGAGCCATTCCGGACGCATGCTCAAGAACACGCTGGAATCCTATCCGCGCGACGACCTGTTCCAGATCGATCCGGATCTTCTGGCGCGCTACTGCGAGCAGATCATGGAACTGGCGGAGCGTCCGCGCGTGCGTGCTCTGGCGCGTATCGACCACTTCGATCGATTCGTATCCATCCTTGTCTATGTTCCACGTGAAAACTATGACTCGGTCGTTCGCGAAAAGATCGGCCACTACCTCGCCGAGGTGTTCCAGGGGCATGTTTCAGCCTATTATCCGGCATTCCCGGAAGGCGGCACGGCGCGCGTGCACTTCATCATCGGACGCCGCGACGGGAAGACGCCGCGCGTCGCCCAGAGCAAGCTCGAAGATGCGATTCGCGATATCTCGACGCCTTGGGAAGAGCAGTTTGTCGCTCTTGCTGGCTCCAAAGTGCCGCAGTTGGAAACGACTTACGCCTTCCAGGAAGCTTTCACGCCAGCAGAAACGGTAGAAGATCTGGACGATATCCTTGCCTGCGGGCAGGGCGAAACCATCCGTATCGCTCTCTATGAGCGCAAGCTTGTGGAGGAAGGACGCAAGGTCCTATCCCTCAAGATTTTCCATGCGGAAGGACATCTGGCTCTATCGCGCCGTGTTCCGCTTCTCGAAAATCTCGGCTTCCAGGTCGTCAGCGAACGGACGTTCGATCTGTTCCTGAAGGCGGATGGCAAGCGCATCGTCGTGCACGACATGGAGCTGGAACTCACGGAACAGCGCTCCATCGATATGGTCAAAGAAGCGCCATTGGTTGAGGAGGCGTTTCTCGCCGCCTTCTCCGGTGCCGTCGACAATGACAGCTTCAACAGACTGGTGCTGCTCACCGGGCTGTCCGTCCGCGAGACAAATGTCTTGCGTGCTTTCGCCCGCTATCTGCGCCAGACAGGCATCGTCTACTCGCAGGCCCATATCGCGGATACCCTCGCGCGCTATCCGCAGATCAGCCGCCGCCTTTTCGAACTGTTCCGGGACGGCTTCGATCCAAGCATTGGCGACAAGCAGCGCGAGCGCAAACTGGCGGATCATCACGCAGCACTCGAAGGCGCACTCACTGCCGTTCCCAACCTGGACGACGACCGGACGCTGCGTCGCTACGTGAACCTCATCGACAGCACGTTGCGCACCAACTATTTCCAGAAGGATGCCGATGGAAAGTCTAAGGCTATCCTAGCCTTCAAACTGGACCCCAGCCGCCTAGAAGGGTTGCCGCAGCCTCTGCCTTTCCGCGAAATCTTCGTATACGGCACTGAAGTGGAGGGCGTTCACCTTCGCTTCGGCAAGGTAGCCCGTGGTGGTCTTCGCTGGTCCGACCGCGGTGAAGACTATCGCACGGAAGTGCTGGGCCTCGTGAAGGCGCAACAGGTCAAGAACGCAGTTATCGTACCGGTTGGTGCGAAGGGCGGATTCTTCCCGAAAAAGCTGCCTTCGCCAGCACAGCGCGATCTGTTCTTCAATGCGGGCCGCGATGCCTACAAGACCTTTATCCGTACGATGCTGTCCATCACCGATAATATCGTCGGCGGTGACATTATTGGCCCTGCCGATACGCTGCGACTGGATGGTGACGACCCATACTTCGTAGTGGCCGCCGACAAGGGAACTGCAACCTTCTCCGACACCGCAAATGGCTTGGCGCAGGAAGCAGGCTTTTGGCTGGATGATGCGTTCGCCTCCGGTGGTTCTGCCGGTTACGACCACAAGAAGATGGGTATTACCGCGCGTGGGGCCTGGGAAGCCGTCAAGCGCCACTTCCGCGAAATGAATATCGATATTCAGTCGACGCCGTTCACCGTGGCGGGTGTAGGAGATATGTCGGGCGACGTGTTCGGCAACGGCATGCTGCTGTCGCGGCAGATCAGGTTGATAGCCGCTTTCGACCACCGCGACATCGTGATTGATCCGAACCCGGATATTGAAAAGACCTTCAAGGAGCGCGAGCGCATGTTCGCCCTGCCACGGTCGAGCTGGCAGGATTTCGATCAGTCCGTGCTGTCTGAGGGCGCGATGATCATCTCGCGCTCCGAGAAATCGGTGAAGCTGACGCCACAGGCCAAGGCTGCCATCCATATCGACAAGGACGTGGCCACACCCTTCGAGATCATGACGGCGATCCTGAAGAGCCCTGTCGATCTTCTGTGGTTCGGCGGTATCGGCACCTACATCAAGGCCCCCTCTGAAACCGATGCGGAAGTGGGTGATCGCGCCAACGATCCGATCCGCGTCACGGCGGGAGAAGTTCGCGCCAAGGTGATCGGCGAGGGGGCAAACCTCGGCGTGACCCAGAAGGGCCGCATTGCCTATTCGCTGAACGGTGGACGTTGCAACTCGGATGCCATCGACAACTCTGCTGGTGTAAATTCCTCTGACGTTGAGGTGAATATCAAGATTGCTCTCAGCCCTGCCATGCAGGACGGTCGCCTGCCGCGTGACAAGCGCGACAAGCTGCTGGCTTCCATGACGGAGGATGTGGGTCATCTGGTTCTGCGCAATAACTATCTGCAGTCTCTGGCGATTTCGCTGACGGCACGCCGTGGTGTGCGAAACCGTGAGGAACTTGCACGATTGATGTCTGCGCTCGAAAGCCGTGGCGAGTTGAACCGCAAGGTGGAAATGCTGCCGGATGATGCCGAACTTGCCGATCGCTATGCGAGCGGCAAGCCGCTGACGCGGCCGGAAGTCGGCGTTCTGTTGTCTTACTCCAAGATCGTGTTGTTTGATGCGATCGTGGCGAGCCAGCTGCCGGATGATCCTTACTTCGGTTCGGTGCTCACCGGTTATTTCCCCAAGCAGATGCAGAAGACATTTGCCGAGGATATTTCCAATCACAGGCTGAGCCGCGAGATCATCGCGACCATTCTTGCCAACGAGGTCATCAACCGCGGCGGTCCCGGCTTCGCGCAGATGATGAGCGATATCAGCGGCCGTGGTCTGGTGGATGCCGTGAAGGCGTCATTCATCGCCCGCGATGCATTCGACCTGCCCAAGCTTTGGGCGGCGGTTGATGCTCTGGATACCAAGCTGGATGGCGAAGTTCAGAACGATCTCTATGAGCGTATCGGCGAGATCTTCATGGGCGCAACCATCTTCATCCTGCAGACGGGCATGACCACCTTGCCTGTGGCGGAGGCCGTCCAGAATATTCGCGGTGGCTTGAAGAGCCTGCGCTCCGCGATTGCCAAGACGGCAATCGAGGCCACAGATTGGCCCGAGGGTGTACCCGCAGACTTGGCGACCGAGCTGGATCTTCTTCCCAATCTCGTTCTTGTGCCGGAAATCATGCTGATCTCCGATCGCAGTGGCGCGCCACTCGCTCGGGCGACCGAAGTGTACTTCAGTGTCACCGACACGTTCCGCGTCAACCGATTCCTCGATGCGGGCGAGCGTTTCAGCCCGGCGGATCACTACGAGAACCTTGCTTTGGTGCGCAGCCTTCAACAGATCGCAACAGCGCGACGCGATATCGTATCCGCTGCTCTCGCTGGCTATGGAAGCGAGAAGCGTCCTTTGGAGGCTTGGCTGGCGAGTGACCGCATTCGCTTGAACCGCATCAGCAGCGAGTTGCTGGCGCTGAGCGAAGGGGGTGAGACGTCGCTGGCGAAGATGATGGTCGCAGCGAGCCTGTTTACCGATCTTGCCCAATCGCAGGTTCGGTGA
- a CDS encoding RsmB/NOP family class I SAM-dependent RNA methyltransferase — translation MNENTQNKKNKPQGRSAVRPSRPSPATQDAKPGLDVRVAASKILAAVIDKRTPLDGMLDAGHGNPVYRALSDADRALCRAILNATLRHLPRIEAALAAMLDKSLPEGARALQHVLTTAAAQILYLDVPSHAAVDLAVEQANRDPRNRRFAKLVNALLRRMVRERDAILEDGRDIPPMPAWFLKRLAAAYGPETAKEIAESQLTPAPIDLTVKSNPEDWAKRLNGRLLPTGTVRLAAFDGAIPSLPGFADGEWWVQDAAASIPAQLFGNVQGKRIADLCAAPGGKTAQLVVRGAKVTAVEQSANRAKRLAENFARLKLDAEVVHTDLFAFKPDELLDGVLLDAPCSSTGTTRRHPDVLWTKGVSDIEKLAALQAKMLRHAITLVKPGGLIVFSNCSLDPLEGENVVRDLLAETDTIERVPVPKADWPGLEDAINNSGEFRTSPAMLKAENGYAGGMDGFFACILRRR, via the coding sequence TTGAACGAAAACACGCAGAACAAGAAAAACAAGCCTCAAGGCCGTTCGGCGGTTCGCCCATCAAGACCATCTCCCGCGACCCAGGACGCAAAGCCGGGTCTGGACGTTCGGGTCGCTGCCTCCAAGATTCTTGCTGCTGTCATCGACAAACGCACACCTCTGGACGGGATGCTGGACGCCGGTCATGGCAATCCCGTCTATCGGGCACTCAGTGACGCAGACCGCGCCCTTTGCCGGGCGATCCTGAACGCCACTCTGCGCCACCTGCCGCGAATTGAAGCCGCCTTGGCCGCAATGCTTGACAAGTCGCTGCCCGAGGGGGCCCGGGCGCTCCAGCATGTGCTGACGACCGCAGCGGCACAGATCCTGTATCTGGATGTTCCATCCCACGCAGCGGTGGATCTTGCCGTTGAGCAGGCCAATCGCGACCCTCGCAATCGTCGCTTCGCGAAGCTGGTCAACGCGCTTCTTCGGCGCATGGTGCGAGAGCGAGATGCGATCCTCGAAGACGGGCGCGACATCCCCCCGATGCCGGCATGGTTCCTGAAACGGCTTGCTGCAGCCTATGGGCCCGAAACCGCAAAAGAAATCGCCGAATCCCAACTCACGCCAGCACCTATCGATCTGACGGTGAAGAGCAATCCGGAAGATTGGGCAAAGCGGCTGAACGGTCGTCTTTTGCCGACCGGGACAGTTCGTCTTGCTGCATTCGACGGCGCCATTCCGTCACTGCCCGGCTTCGCAGATGGGGAGTGGTGGGTTCAAGACGCCGCGGCCAGCATACCCGCACAGCTGTTTGGCAATGTTCAGGGCAAGCGTATTGCCGATCTCTGCGCAGCTCCAGGCGGAAAGACGGCTCAGCTTGTCGTCCGCGGCGCAAAGGTGACCGCCGTCGAGCAATCGGCAAATCGCGCCAAGCGTTTGGCGGAAAACTTTGCAAGGCTCAAACTGGACGCCGAGGTCGTTCACACAGACCTGTTTGCATTCAAACCAGATGAATTGCTCGATGGCGTTCTGCTTGACGCACCCTGCTCCTCGACCGGGACCACCCGCCGACACCCTGACGTCCTCTGGACCAAGGGTGTTTCAGACATCGAGAAGCTTGCAGCCCTGCAGGCCAAGATGTTGCGGCACGCCATCACGCTGGTCAAACCCGGCGGCCTGATTGTCTTCTCCAACTGTTCTCTCGATCCCCTCGAAGGCGAGAACGTCGTTCGTGATCTCTTGGCCGAAACGGATACCATAGAGCGGGTGCCTGTTCCGAAGGCGGATTGGCCCGGCCTGGAAGATGCCATCAATAATTCTGGCGAGTTCCGCACCTCGCCCGCAATGCTTAAGGCAGAAAATGGCTATGCGGGCGGCATGGATGGCTTCTTTGCGTGCATCCTGCGGCGTCGGTAA
- a CDS encoding MFS transporter produces the protein METRASSRGIWGWMLFDWAAQPFFTVVTTFVFGPYFVARLTEDPVSAQAMWSNMATVSSIIIAVLSPVLGSIADQSGARKPWILFFALIKIASLSMLWFAAPGSSLLWPVTFMILASIAAEFSIVFNDSMMPRLVPEREVGRISNTAWGLGYLGGMIVLILVVGFLAGDPKTGKTLLGLSPLFGLDPVQGEDARVTGPLAALWYLIFVLPMFLFTPDAARGLPMRQAVRAGVAQLKSTVAELVTHRRMTLRFLIARMLYQDGVNGVLILGGAFAAGMFGWATLEIGLFGILINVVAIFSCLIAGRLDRIMGSKRVVIGSLILLIIATTGIVSTGVNYTIFGLVSLPAVDGGGPFATSAEKAYLIFGALIGAAFGPVQASSRSYLARSISVDEAGRYFGIYALSGRATSFLATLSFSIVTYATGSARLGMATLIVFLGAGFLLLLATRYPAKSPD, from the coding sequence ATGGAGACGCGTGCCTCTTCCCGCGGAATCTGGGGCTGGATGCTGTTCGACTGGGCAGCCCAGCCATTCTTTACTGTTGTCACGACCTTTGTCTTCGGCCCCTATTTCGTTGCCCGACTGACTGAAGATCCGGTCTCGGCACAGGCCATGTGGAGCAACATGGCAACGGTGTCCTCGATCATCATCGCTGTTCTGTCGCCGGTTCTGGGTTCGATCGCGGATCAATCGGGTGCACGCAAGCCGTGGATCCTGTTTTTTGCCTTGATCAAGATTGCATCGCTTTCGATGCTCTGGTTTGCGGCACCGGGGTCGTCGCTTCTATGGCCTGTCACCTTCATGATCCTGGCGTCGATCGCAGCGGAATTTTCCATCGTCTTTAATGATTCCATGATGCCGCGGCTGGTACCGGAGCGGGAGGTTGGCCGCATCTCCAATACGGCATGGGGGCTCGGCTATCTCGGCGGCATGATCGTCCTGATCCTTGTTGTGGGTTTCCTTGCGGGCGACCCAAAGACAGGCAAGACACTCCTCGGTCTCTCGCCTCTCTTTGGTCTCGACCCGGTTCAGGGTGAAGATGCGCGCGTAACAGGGCCACTTGCAGCACTCTGGTATCTGATTTTCGTCCTGCCGATGTTCCTTTTCACGCCGGATGCCGCACGCGGCCTTCCCATGCGCCAGGCCGTGCGGGCGGGTGTCGCGCAACTGAAAAGCACCGTGGCTGAACTGGTCACCCACCGTCGGATGACCCTACGCTTCCTCATTGCCCGCATGCTCTATCAGGATGGGGTGAACGGTGTGCTGATCCTGGGCGGTGCCTTTGCGGCTGGCATGTTTGGCTGGGCAACGCTGGAAATCGGGCTCTTCGGGATACTGATCAATGTTGTGGCCATTTTCAGTTGTCTGATCGCCGGACGCCTGGATCGCATCATGGGTTCGAAGCGCGTGGTGATCGGGAGCCTCATCCTCCTGATCATTGCCACGACCGGCATTGTCTCGACCGGGGTCAATTATACGATCTTCGGTCTTGTCTCGCTGCCTGCGGTTGATGGCGGAGGCCCCTTCGCCACCTCGGCGGAAAAAGCCTATCTGATTTTCGGAGCACTGATCGGTGCCGCATTCGGACCTGTTCAAGCGTCTTCACGCTCTTATCTGGCCCGGAGCATTTCTGTAGACGAGGCGGGACGTTATTTCGGAATCTATGCGCTTTCCGGTCGCGCCACCAGCTTCCTGGCAACGCTGTCGTTTTCCATCGTCACCTATGCAACAGGGTCTGCCCGCCTCGGCATGGCTACGCTGATCGTTTTTCTCGGAGCCGGATTTCTACTGCTTCTTGCAACACGCTATCCCGCCAAATCGCCTGATTGA
- the purH gene encoding bifunctional phosphoribosylaminoimidazolecarboxamide formyltransferase/IMP cyclohydrolase gives MAVVSKMIPAPDKVKIRTALLSVSDKTGVVQLAQALSSHGVRLLSTGGTFKTLAAAGLDVTDVSDVTGFPEIMDGRVKTLHPGVHGGLLAIRDDADHVKAMNDHQIGAIDIAVINLYPFEEVRAAGGDYPTTVENIDIGGPAMIRAAAKNHAYVTVVVDPQDYPQLIQALATEEGQTAYAFRQKMAAKAYARTAAYDTMISNWFAEALDIEMPRYRTLGGVLSQEMRYGENPHQSAGFYLTGDKRPGVATASLIQGKQLSYNNINDTDAAYELVAEFPSENGPACAIIKHANPCGVAIGSSLMEAYKRALACDSTSAFGGIIALNQTLDAATAEEIVKLFTEVIIAPDVTDEAKAIIARKPNLRLLAAGGLPDPRSRGLTAKTVSGGLLVQTRDNGMVEDLDLRVVTERAPTEQELIDMKFAFKVGKHVKSNAVVYAKNGQTAGIGAGQMSRVDSARIAGLKAEEAAKAMGWAEPMTRGSAVASEAFLPFADGLLSMIAAGATAVIQPGGSMRDEEVIAAANEHGVAMVFTGMRHFRH, from the coding sequence ATGGCCGTTGTTTCCAAAATGATCCCTGCCCCTGACAAAGTGAAGATCCGCACAGCGCTCTTGTCCGTCTCGGACAAGACCGGCGTCGTGCAGCTCGCACAGGCCCTCAGCAGCCATGGAGTACGCCTTCTGTCAACCGGCGGCACCTTCAAGACGCTGGCCGCAGCCGGTCTCGACGTCACCGACGTGTCGGATGTCACCGGCTTTCCTGAAATCATGGATGGTCGCGTCAAGACCCTGCATCCCGGTGTCCATGGCGGCCTTCTCGCCATTCGCGACGATGCGGATCACGTCAAGGCTATGAATGACCACCAGATCGGCGCGATCGACATAGCAGTCATCAACCTCTACCCGTTCGAGGAAGTTCGCGCCGCAGGCGGCGACTATCCAACCACAGTCGAGAACATCGATATTGGCGGTCCGGCGATGATCCGTGCAGCGGCCAAGAACCACGCCTATGTAACGGTGGTGGTCGATCCGCAGGATTATCCGCAACTCATTCAGGCGCTTGCAACGGAAGAAGGCCAGACGGCCTATGCGTTCCGCCAGAAAATGGCGGCCAAGGCCTATGCCCGCACCGCCGCCTACGACACGATGATTTCCAACTGGTTTGCCGAGGCCCTCGACATCGAGATGCCGCGCTACCGCACACTCGGCGGGGTTCTCTCGCAGGAAATGCGCTACGGCGAAAATCCGCACCAGTCAGCTGGCTTCTACCTGACAGGCGACAAGCGTCCAGGTGTTGCGACCGCTTCGCTCATTCAGGGCAAGCAGCTTTCCTACAACAACATCAACGATACGGATGCAGCCTACGAACTTGTTGCCGAGTTCCCTTCTGAAAACGGTCCTGCCTGCGCAATCATCAAACACGCCAATCCCTGTGGTGTCGCGATCGGCAGCTCGCTAATGGAGGCTTATAAGCGGGCACTTGCCTGCGACAGCACCTCTGCTTTTGGCGGTATCATTGCCCTGAACCAGACACTCGATGCCGCGACGGCAGAAGAGATCGTCAAACTGTTCACCGAAGTCATCATCGCACCGGACGTAACGGATGAAGCCAAGGCCATCATCGCCCGCAAGCCCAATCTGCGCCTCCTGGCCGCGGGTGGTTTGCCGGATCCGCGCTCGCGCGGCCTGACCGCCAAGACTGTTTCGGGTGGTCTTCTGGTACAGACCCGTGACAACGGCATGGTGGAAGACCTCGATCTGCGCGTTGTGACCGAGCGTGCGCCAACGGAGCAGGAACTGATCGACATGAAGTTCGCCTTCAAGGTGGGCAAACATGTGAAGTCCAACGCCGTTGTCTATGCGAAGAACGGTCAGACGGCTGGCATCGGTGCCGGTCAGATGAGCCGTGTGGACTCTGCCCGAATTGCCGGTCTCAAGGCCGAAGAAGCCGCTAAGGCCATGGGCTGGGCTGAGCCTATGACGCGTGGTTCTGCTGTTGCGTCGGAAGCGTTCCTGCCCTTTGCCGATGGCCTTCTGTCCATGATTGCGGCAGGCGCAACCGCCGTCATCCAGCCGGGCGGCTCCATGCGGGATGAAGAAGTCATTGCCGCCGCAAATGAGCATGGTGTTGCCATGGTCTTTACCGGCATGCGTCACTTCCGCCATTGA